The following proteins are co-located in the Gloeocapsa sp. PCC 7428 genome:
- the eno gene encoding phosphopyruvate hydratase, with translation MIDTLETAIENITAREILDSRGRPTIEAEVRLISGVVGIAQVPSGASTGTFEAHELRDDDKSRYGGKGVLKAVENVKEKITPELMDLDALNQEVIDRTMISLDGSPNKANLGANAILAVSLATAKAGAESLGLPLYRYLGGPLANLLPVPLMNVINGGAHAANNVDFQEFMIVPVGAPSFREALRWGAEVFATLSKVLDDKGLLTGVGDEGGFAPNLESNQVALELLVAAIEKAGYKPGEEVALALDVAASEFYKDGQYVYDGAVHTPTELVDYLAELAAQYPIVSIEDGLHEDDWQHWQLLTQKIGDRIQLVGDDLFVTNPTRLQKGIEQKAGNAILIKLNQIGSLTETLETIDLATRNGLRSVISHRSGETEDTMIADLAVATRAGQIKTGSLCRSERVAKYNRLLRIEDELGDRAVYAGAVGMGPK, from the coding sequence ATGATTGACACGTTAGAAACTGCAATCGAAAATATTACTGCCCGCGAAATTCTTGATTCGCGGGGACGTCCGACAATAGAAGCTGAAGTTCGCTTGATCAGTGGTGTTGTTGGAATTGCGCAAGTTCCTAGTGGCGCTTCAACGGGAACTTTTGAAGCTCATGAACTACGCGATGATGATAAAAGCCGCTATGGCGGTAAAGGGGTACTGAAAGCTGTTGAAAATGTGAAGGAGAAAATTACCCCAGAGTTAATGGATTTGGACGCCTTGAACCAAGAAGTTATCGATCGCACGATGATCTCCTTGGATGGATCGCCAAATAAAGCGAATCTTGGTGCGAATGCAATCCTCGCTGTGTCGCTTGCAACTGCTAAAGCAGGTGCTGAGTCTTTGGGATTGCCGTTGTATCGTTATTTAGGAGGTCCTTTAGCTAATTTACTCCCCGTTCCCCTAATGAACGTGATTAACGGTGGTGCGCACGCGGCTAATAACGTCGATTTTCAAGAATTTATGATTGTGCCAGTTGGTGCGCCTTCTTTTCGGGAAGCCTTGCGCTGGGGGGCTGAAGTGTTTGCGACGTTGAGCAAAGTTTTAGACGATAAGGGTTTACTCACAGGTGTCGGTGATGAAGGGGGCTTTGCACCTAACTTAGAGTCGAATCAGGTAGCGCTGGAATTATTGGTAGCGGCGATTGAAAAAGCAGGTTACAAACCTGGCGAAGAAGTTGCTTTAGCGCTTGATGTGGCTGCAAGTGAGTTCTACAAAGATGGTCAATACGTTTACGACGGCGCAGTTCATACACCGACAGAGTTAGTTGATTATCTTGCTGAATTAGCCGCGCAATACCCGATTGTATCGATTGAAGATGGCTTACACGAAGACGATTGGCAACATTGGCAATTGTTGACACAGAAAATAGGCGATCGCATTCAGTTAGTCGGCGATGATTTATTTGTGACGAATCCCACGCGCTTACAAAAGGGTATTGAACAAAAAGCTGGTAACGCGATTTTGATTAAACTCAATCAAATTGGTTCGCTGACTGAAACTTTGGAAACAATTGATTTAGCGACGCGCAATGGCTTGCGATCTGTGATTAGTCATCGTTCCGGAGAAACTGAGGATACGATGATCGCCGATTTAGCTGTCGCAACCCGCGCCGGTCAAATTAAAACAGGTTCACTCTGTCGCAGCGAACGCGTTGCAAAATATAACCGACTTCTCCGTATTGAAGATGAACTTGGCGATCGCGCCGTTTATGCAGGTGCAGTGGGTATGGGACCGAAATAA
- the gloA gene encoding lactoylglutathione lyase gives MRLLHTMLRVGNLEESLKFYCDILGMKLLRKKDYPGGEFTLAFVGYGDESDHTVLELTYNWGTDKYDLGDAYGHIAIGVDDIYGTCEEIKARGGKVVREPGPMKHGSTVIAFVEDPNGYKVELIQLGTQGTTEQKAEQPQLVSQ, from the coding sequence ATGAGATTACTACACACAATGTTACGCGTTGGTAACTTGGAAGAATCGTTGAAATTCTACTGTGATATTTTAGGCATGAAACTGCTGCGGAAAAAAGATTATCCTGGCGGCGAGTTTACGTTAGCATTTGTCGGGTACGGCGATGAGTCAGATCATACCGTCTTGGAACTGACATATAACTGGGGTACGGATAAATATGACTTAGGTGATGCTTATGGTCATATTGCCATTGGTGTTGATGATATTTATGGCACTTGCGAGGAAATCAAAGCCCGTGGCGGTAAAGTTGTCCGCGAACCTGGACCGATGAAACACGGCTCGACAGTGATTGCTTTTGTAGAAGATCCCAACGGGTATAAAGTCGAACTTATTCAACTGGGTACTCAAGGAACTACAGAACAAAAGGCAGAACAACCACAGTTAGTATCTCAGTAG